A window of Deinococcus aerophilus contains these coding sequences:
- a CDS encoding DUF6884 domain-containing protein — protein MPGTLVIVPCGASKIWARQPDLGAVMAKDAYTGPPFVLHRQYAERFGDAWMILSAKYGFLAPDDFLPGPYEVTFKKRHGNEKPLSRHFRESVYIGGHKTVERHPYCQAIFSTLA, from the coding sequence ATGCCCGGAACCCTCGTGATCGTGCCGTGTGGCGCCAGCAAGATCTGGGCCAGGCAGCCTGACCTGGGCGCGGTGATGGCGAAGGACGCCTACACCGGGCCGCCGTTCGTCCTTCACCGTCAGTACGCCGAGCGCTTCGGCGACGCCTGGATGATTCTCAGCGCCAAGTACGGCTTTCTGGCTCCCGACGATTTTCTGCCCGGACCGTACGAGGTGACGTTCAAGAAGAGGCATGGAAACGAAAAGCCGCTGAGCCGCCACTTTCGTGAATCCGTTTACATCGGCGGTCACAAGACCGTCGAGAGACACCCCTATTGCCAGGCAATCTTTTCGACCTTGGCCTGA
- a CDS encoding GIY-YIG nuclease family protein produces the protein MTAEGNTLRKRMLFESWVTAHRAHSLTLAQQGEPIDRRTVLARLTSLAGRQRAAEYVYILSERRPQEDTPAYIGKAKSPMTRWSQHLAGLTKGEGSYARWRSRFLREGHETVRFDLALLVVGQDNVQFPPLPDFPTTIGAVEYQLVGLAADAYPLRLLNHEGQAR, from the coding sequence ATGACTGCCGAGGGGAATACGCTGCGCAAGCGGATGCTGTTCGAGAGCTGGGTGACCGCACACCGGGCCCACAGCCTCACCCTCGCCCAGCAGGGCGAGCCGATCGACCGACGCACCGTGCTCGCGCGCCTCACCAGCCTCGCCGGACGCCAGCGCGCAGCGGAATACGTATACATCCTCAGCGAGCGCCGTCCGCAGGAGGACACGCCCGCCTATATCGGTAAAGCCAAGTCGCCGATGACCCGCTGGAGCCAGCATCTCGCGGGCCTGACCAAGGGCGAGGGCAGCTACGCCCGCTGGCGCAGCCGCTTCCTGCGAGAGGGCCACGAGACCGTCCGCTTCGACCTGGCCCTGCTGGTGGTGGGACAGGACAACGTCCAGTTTCCCCCACTCCCGGACTTTCCCACCACCATCGGGGCGGTGGAGTATCAGCTCGTCGGTTTGGCGGCGGACGCTTACCCCTTGCGGCTCCTCAACCACGAGGGGCAGGCCCGATGA